CGGCGGTGCCTCGTTCCTTCTTGTCTGACCTGGGATGCATTAGGCTCTCGTTCAAGTTCTGGGTAGTGTCCTGTCTGTGTTGTGTTGATGTAAACCCATTCTCTATGTTGGAAAAGTAAGCCTGCTGAAGAATAACTGGAGACTGCTGATGTTTGAACCCCAGGTACACCGGGAAGTCATCCCTACACACACCGTGTATGCCCTCAACATCGAGAGGATCATCATGAGGCTCTGGCACCCGAATCACGAGGAGCTGCAGCAAGACCAAGTCCACCGCCAGCGCCTGGCAGCCAAGGAGGGGCTTCTGCTCTGCTAAGTGGGATTGGAGGGTGTGGGGTCCTCACGGGTCATTGCTTGCTGAAGAGGGCATGTTTGGGGTCCGCATTTCGAGGCTGAAGTGTGGAGTGTACATATAACCTTTCCTATGGAAATGGGACAGTGAGtgtgttttctgttgctgctgcAAGGCCATTCGTGTAAATACAGGCCACCCTGTCTGCGTGTTCCCAGTTACGGGAGCAGGCATGATGAAGTCCTGTGCCTGGAGAGGGGACGCCTGTCTGAGGCCCTGTGTAAGATGGACCATCCTAGAGTGAAGGCGCTGTTGCAGCCTGTCCCCTCGACTGGCAGGACATTCTTGTGTTCTGTGTCTGGCCAGATAAAACTTCTACACTCTTGCTTTTTGTTGGTATAACCTATCCAGTGTTGAAACTCGGACACCTCCTTTAGTGAAGGGTTTAGTTTTTAACACCTTGAGGTAGCCTCCAAGCCATCCACCATTTCAGCTCCACAGAAAACGTGACTTGCAGATGCCGTGCTGTTGGACAAAATTAAGCCCAGCCAACCCACCCTCTTGGACGCAGTCTGCTTTAGAAGACGTCTTCCTGCGGCTTCAGTTTGTTTAGTGTTGAAGTGCCCAGGATGATTGGCAGGTGCTTCTGTTAATGATCCTTAAAAGGTGTCTTGCTATAGCCAATCTGTATAGTGTTAATATGAccagtggtgactgaaggcacGTCTACTAATTATTCCTATAGaacatgttttaagaaatcttaCAAATTGGATTTATGGTTGGTAATTCTATTTGTAGGAAATATCTATTTCTACCCTTTTAAGTGctaaattgaaaataatccaCTCTGACAGTGTTACTGAAAACCATTTTGTTTCCTAGAGATACATATGCTTTTTACTCAATAGTGTTGATGGACAAATTAGACTGTAGGTGGGTTTGTATAGGACTGAGGAATGGATGTATGGGTATGTGTATATAATTCATACGTCTGAAGCTCTGTATTTGATTTTGTACTTTAAGCGTGACAAATGTTTTGGCAGAAaacctttttgttgtttattaaaGTAAATACATAAGGAAAAATATCATACAGAAATAGTAAAGCCCTGCTTTGTGAGATCTTGGCGGAGACTTTTCAGAGTGTACTAGACGAGAAAGACTGAAGGGCAGGCTCCCGTTAAGCTCTACCATTTCTCTCTTTTGTGATgtttttaacaccaaaaaaaaaaaaaaaaaaaaaaaaaaagcagcttagTTTCAGCTTTTGCATAAGCCATTTAGAGTATTCGGTAAGGCAGGACTCTTGACTTTTTAGAATCTGGAAGAATTTGAGCTGATACGGAAGTGAGTATGGAGGTTTTGTTTGGGACTGCAGTACCCCCTGCCTCCGCTGCCCAGGAGCATGCCGGCGTCCTCTGTGCTCCCACATGGAGAGGCAGCCAGGAGCCGCTGTCTTTCTGCCATAGCCACAGGGCCCCGTGGAGCCTGTGCACAGCAAACCCAGGATGCACTGGACCTGCTCCCTGTGCTTCAGGTTCATTTCTGCACTGATATAAGAACATCTGCCTCCATGACAGTTCTCAAGAGGACTCCAAACTGGGAGGTGGCAATGAGGCAAGGCAGGTAGACAGAGTAAATGGGGTTTCAGGAGAGCCCCTCAAAAGGGAACCTTTGTGCCAAAGACCGGCTCCACCCTGCCACCTGCAGCTGGAGGGTCCCAGGGCGTCTTTTGCAGTTACCATCAGGAGTTACTCAGAAAACAGTCCAGTGGGGGAAAAGCAGCCAGAGGCCAGGTAGCTTCAGGAGGATCCCAGCGACTTCTCCTGTAGGACTATGGATGAGTCTTTGCTGCAGGTGTGCACACTCGATGAGGCCTGCCTTCTCCAGGGTGAGGAGGGCTGGTGTGTGTGCCAAACACTCCCTTGCACTGACTGGTCGCCGACCTTCCCGGATTTCCCAAGGGTCTTCTCAGTGCTTGCTTTCCACTGGCCACCTGTCTTACTATGTCTGACTCAAAATGGCCCTGGGAGGAAGGGTAATAAAGCAGCCTTAGGGGTCAGGCTTGGCCAGTGTGGCCAGCAGAACAGTCCATTTAGTTGaaggtttaaaaaggaaaaacactgtCTAGATGATTCTTGGAGAGCAGACGGTACTTACTTGAGTTCACAGGAAAGTAGCATTAACAGGGCAGGACTCGTTTTACTAAGCACAGGAAAGGGAACTACAGGCCCAGATGCTTTTGTTTTAGAAGACATTTGTGAGAACAAGATACAAAGTAAATTCATATCCTTTAAGGACTTTCCTTATGTGGTTTGGTAACATTCCATTCCTGAGCatccaaaaggagaaaaagagctATTTATGGTAGACCTCCCCCACCTTTAAACGCCAGTTTAaaaccacaaatattttcttcctttgccttcAAGGACACCAGTATTACTGTATCCCGTGAACACTTGGATTCAAAGGATAGTATGTTGGTACAGAATTAGGTGGGGAATATATAGACAAAAAGCTTAAAATGTAAGTGACTTTTGACACTGTCAGCAGGTAAATAAAAGCACCGTGGCCTAGTGACTTTATTATCAAAGTTTATTGTTGGGGTCACTTCCTATCTATCTACCAGGGAGTACACTATGTCCGAGTGTGCTATAGTCATTCTGCGGAACGGCTGTACTGGGGCTGTTAGGCACAGACCGCGGAAGGAAGCCCAGGAGACTGGCGGTGTGCTGTCCCTCCAGGAACGCTCCGGTGCTGCGCAGCCTGTAAGGCATCATCTCTGCTGGCGAGGAGACCGTGAGGTACGGGTCAAGACGGGTCGAACCATTTCTGTTATCTCCGCAAGGTAACTGGCTCCCACATAGGAACCTAAAATTAGGTCCTACAGCATCTTTTAAGCTTCCAAAGCAAGAGAAATAGGACAAGGAGAAGGGCCAGGAACTGGGCCACTGGagaaaaaattaaggaaggaaTGGAAGCTTCTGGAATGAAAAGTAACAGGTTCTGGGTGTTGTTTTTGGATGTGcaagaatatagaatataaagCAAATAGGGGAACAATTCAGATAGTGAAAGTTATTTGGATATTAGAAGTTAAGTGGAGTTTTCCTCCTATGGGGAGACTGGTTTAAAAAGATCAGAAAGGTGAATCACTAAAGGAAGAGGAGTACCTGAGTAGAAAGAGGCGCTTCAAGATGCCAAGAAAAGCTCGTAAGACAGCTGCGAGCTGCGTCTAGGAGTGACTGCGGCAGCCAGTGAGCAGGCCCGACCCAGGAATGACGGCGCCTAGTGATGGCTTCTTCTGAGGCTCTGTAGCGCAGACGGGTTTGAAGGAATGTCTTCGTAACACTCGACTCGATGGGAATGTCAGTGACCACTGTGTAAAACTCAACGACCTTCCAGCTGTCTTTGCAGGATGGATGATCACAGGTCTCCAAACAGCTGTGGTAGAGGCCTGTGCCCTCCCACAGCCCTTGTTACAAGAACATTAAAAAGTACCAGATGAGTCTGCAGGCCTTGTACCTTGTGGACAGCAGACCCCTCACAGGGACGTCTGCAGGTGGCCCGGGAGCAGGAGCTCGTGCACCAAGTGCTGCCTTCACCATTAAGCAGGACAGTGAAGAGGCAGGCCCACTAGACAAGACCCCACAAGTCTAGCTGCCATCCAGACTGGGAAGATAGAACAGCAAGTTTACTTTAACCATGTCTTCCATACTAACCTAGTTTGTCTTCAGAAAAGCCACCTGCTGGCACCAGGCCAGGGTACCTTAATTTTGCTGTTAGCATCAGTATCTCATTTTCCCTAAGGGGCTTATGATGCCCTTCTATAAAACCTGTGACCCTGTGGGCATGGGCTGTGCTTCTGGAAGCATTCTCAAGGCAAGACACACACCCATTCGAGGTCTTCTCTAcagaaagcttcttcacagcaccAGAGCTGTGCCCACATGCTGGGTCTCCATGGTGTGGGGTCCTGCTCCCCAGGAGCACCTTGCCCTCGCCTACTTACAGGCTCCTTCTGATGGAGAGGCAGATAATCTCCAAGAAATGGGCAGAAGGGTTCTTTCCTAATCTTGTTGCTGATGAAATTAAGGGTCTTCTACTTGGCTGCGGACACTTCAAGGGGCAGGCAGGGCGTGTCCCAGGGTGGACACTGTCCGCTGTCCAGAACTGGGCTGTTGAGAGCCCTGTCACTTCTTCCTGCTGCTCCCTGTGCATCCACTGCGTTCGGGAGTCATTTCCCCCCTCTGTTGCCGTCAGTGCCATTTGCTGGAGAAAACAGAACTAAATGTGAATTAATCTTTGGATTTCTGGATATCTTAACAAAAATAGCAATTCCATTAGTTTTATGTCCCTgtctcctcccctgcctcctgagGAGCCAGACAGCTGCGTCTGTGGCAAGAAAGCCCAGGCTGAGGTGTGCGAGGTGCCTGTGCTCACAGCTGCAGGGTAGTCAGCTTTCTTCCCTTCCTGGAAGTTCCTGATGGAGGCCCTGGGGGGGAACACTCGGAAAACTGAAAGTGCCCTCCCCATGTTATCTGACAAGGAGAGGGAAAAGCAAAAGGTGAGAACACTGGCTTATCAAAGTGGGGGACATGAGGAAGCAACAGGCCATTTCTGTGATCCTGAGTATACAATAAGGCCTTGCTCTGTGCTAACTGCAGGGGCCCAGAGTGACAGTGGAGTTAGGGACATGACTAACTGATGATGTGGGGGTGAGCAAGGAGGCCTGAGCCACTCTTCCACACCGATGGAACTGTACTTTCACATACAGAACCACATCAAGGTGGTTCAGTCTTCTGTCTAAGGGATGACCTCACCTCTTGTGAAGCAAGGAGGTTGGAGTGGCCTGCCCTGGGCACTTCCTGGCTGCCTGCGGCCTGCTGCTCCCTCCAGGGGAGTGTGGGTGAGGGAggctccttccttcttcctctcagcTGCTGCTCTGCACTCAGCCCTATCCCAGGCCTTCCATCTGTAGTGTTAGGTGGCACcctactttattttgtttctggtgcAAAGATTTCGGTTTTACAGCACCATCCTGCAGACATCTGCTGGCATAACAGCCCGCCCACCCCAAGGCCAGGATGAGACTGAAGATGTGAAGTGTGTGTTTACTCTCTGGCAGGTGTTAGGTGTAGACAAGCCCAGGACGGAGACCTGAGGCCCAGCAGATGCGGTACTGAAGGCAGGCCTCCTGCCCTGTGTCCTGGTCCTTCAAGGACATCAGGCACACAATGGCCCTAAACATTCTGTGTGAAttataagggaaagaaaaaagttgtctttttcagacaaaatttttttttgagctgcACATTATCAGACCTTTTTAGGTCCAAATAATTTCTTACAGAGTTACAGCTGTCAAATTCCGTGTTGGGCAGCTCACCCTTTGTTCATTTCACTAGTATATAAGTGCTCCTGGTCTGGGCCCCAGGGCACAGTACCCATGAAGGGCGTCAGACAGCCCTTGCCTGGGAAGGAGAGAATGCTGCTGGTCTGGCACCCGCACACTGCCCCGTGGACTCTGAGAACTGGAAACAGATATCGGAGAGAGGTAGGTTGGCTGGCAGCCTGGGATGGCAGAGCCCTGAGCACTTACTCCGACCAGCCACCAAGGAGCTGGCCCCTCAGTTGCTCTCCGCCATGCTCTCCACAGGGGGTTCACCTCCTCCCTGTAGCTCGCTCTCCACTTCCCACAAGACACCATCTTCCTCCTCCAGGTTGCTGGAGATGTGGCACTTCTTAAACCCCTGGACAATGGATTCGCTGGAGATGCTATTCCAGGCGACCATGACCCACTCCAGGAAGAGGCCCAGGGGCGGCTTCTTGGCATTGCCGGTGGGGCTCAGGGCCAGGTTCCCAGCCAGAAGCCAGTTGGAGTACTGGGCGCGCACGCTGTCGTTCAGCGGCTTGTAGACCACCACGTCCAGCACCTGCAGCTGCGAGGTCAGGCCCCCGGGGATGATCACCATGTCGGTGTTCATGCTCTCCATGGAGCTCTTCACCGAGTCGGTGGCGTGGCCGCGGAAGCCGTTCAGGATCAGCATGCCCCGCTGCTTGGGCAGGGCCCCGGTCCGCCGCCGCCACACCACCTCCAACCAGTCCTGCATCAGGTCCTCCGTCATCCACCCATAGCGGTGGCAGCGGATCTCCATGCCGCTGGGGAACTTCCCAGGCGGGATGTACGTGCCCCTCAGGATTATGTAGGGCGGCAGCTTCCGCCCATCGGCCAGGACGCCCAGCATGGCCGTGATCTTGAGCTTCTCCCTGCCCGGCGTCTTCACCAGGACAGGCTTCTCACCCTGGTTGTCAACGGTCACCCTGGACGGCACCTCCAAGCAGATGGGCGTCTCGTCCGCGTTGCCCATCTGCGCCACGTGGTAGTCGTGCGCCCTGCGCAGGGCCAGCACACTGCGCTGGTAGGTGACCAGTTTCTCGGTCAGGTCCTCGGGCAGATGCTGGGGCACCGGCACCTTGTGCCGCAGGGACAAGTCGTACCTTCTCATCATCCTCCGGCACCAGCCCAGGCTCGCCTTGAAGCCCTTCTCGGGGATATTCATCTCCTGGGCGATCTCCAGCGCCTTCAGCTGCATGGCCTCCCTGGTGATGGGGTCCCCCTTGGCCTGCATGTACCGCACATACTCGGCCACGCGCTGGTCCACGAGGGCGAACCTCCCGTTCTTGGGGCCGCGGAAGGCCCGCCGCATGGCGTGCGCATTCTGGAGCTGCGGCTTGACCTTGCGCCAGTCCCGCACATTCTTCTCCAGCACCCCGAACTGCTTGGCCGCCTGGCAGTTGTTGGTGCCCTCAGCGTACTCCACCACCATCAGCTTGAAGCCCGCGTCGTAGCTGCGGCGCATGCCCCGGCTAAACTGGAACCTCCCCGCCAGGTCCTCGGCAGACAGGTCGCACCCTGGGAAGCCCATGGCCATGTAGAAGGGGTACCCCTCGCTCCACTCGGGCAGCTCGGCCAGGCCTAGGCCGTCCAGGTGCTGGGGCTGAGGAAACTGTGCGTGGGGGTTCGCGGGGCCTGCCCAGTATGGAGGCTTCACGTCGGACTCCTCGTTTTCTGGGAGACAGAACAATGCCAGTGAGAGAGAGAGCCATTCCCAGAGCTTCTGGGTCAAAATGCTCCAAGACAGTGACTCTCTCAGTAGGTCACAGTGCCTAAGTCCCACCGAGTCCACCAACCTCTCCAGGAACTGCACACCCTCTGCAAGAGGGCTATGGAGGAACTGACCTCCAAGCCTGGGCTACATAATTTGAGGGCCACATGTGGGTAAAAATAATGCttatggccaggtgtggtggaacacacctgtaggCCCAATGATtctggagaatgaggcaggaggaaggcaggTGTGaggccatctcaaaataaatacaaaggacctgggatgtagctcagtggtagagtgcacctgggttcaatccctaatatcaaaaggaaaaaaaaaaagtctatgtagATGAGAAGATAAAGGTAACCCATACTACCACATGATATTACAGAGATTTAGGTGCACCCAGCACTGAATCATCTCCTTTGAATCAAGAAAACTACAACAAAAACCACCTTAAGTTCATAAGGCAGAAAACTAGCTCTTGAACACCAGTGTTAACACTGTCACTGTGTGTCTGTATCTGGAAGGTGGCAGAAACTGAGGATGATCTGAGGAAATTACTGTATTTCACCAAAACCCAAATGCCATACTGCAGGATGCATGACTACAagccattaaaagaaaaataaaatgccactAATTGTAACTATCACATGCCATCAATTTCAAGGAGCATTTCAGAGTTGGAGGTGTTACAGGGGAAAACATGTCTCAGAATTGATGAATTACGGCACAAAGACCACTTTGGTGTCTGGAAGGTATGTTATATTCATCCCACTGTGACCCCTTTCTCCCGACAAGAGATTAGGTGCTTCTCAGACACTTGCTCAGATGAGCACGGGAGCTGTTACTGCTTTTCCCACCCAGAGGGAGACGGCAGTGCCAGACAAAGGCTCTGGAAGCATGCTCCCCGGTTCCTAGTCTGCAGAGGCATCAGGTGTGCTGAGAAGTGGCCGGGCTTCCACAATGTGCACCGGACCAAAAGGCACACAAGCCCCATCCAGCTGCTCCCACATATAAGGCTGCACACCAAGTCTTATTTAGACCCACAAGagacaaatggggaaactgaggctcaaagagatGAAAGAAGCTGCCTAAAGCCAAAGCATTGGAAGGAGGAAGACCTTTAAATGCCAAAGCCCATAACCTTTGTGTCTCGCTCCTAAATACACCACGGAACATCCTTGGGGGCTGGAAACCCAGCTCCATGGGGCTCCCTTCAGACGATGGTAGAACTGGTCTACTTGTACCTGTGGAGGTTCCTCTTTGGAGCTGCCACTCATCAGAGTTATGggactcttcttccccttccaacCGAGTGATCATGTCTGGCTTAGGGAATGGGAATTCTGtttgtagaaaacaaaagaacagcTGTGTGTCACTGCTCCAGAGCAGTCCCCAAATAAGCACTTCTACTTAACCCCCCCGTGCCTCCATTACTTTGTGAAAGATGGGGAAGAGAGCTTGTTCATGTATGTAAAAAGCGTGATGGAAAAGAGGTCTGTCCAGGGGATGCTGGACCTCTCCAGGCGAGAGCTGGTCAGCAGCCACCAGGGAAGTACAGCTCAAGAGCAGGCGACGTGCACCACCACCGTGAGCGAGCACACTGGGGAGGGCTCCAAAGGCCCAACTCTGATAGGAGGATGTGCCAGAGTCAGAGTGGGGCAAGTGCCAACATTTCTGAGGCTGACAGGATACCAACGAAGGCCTTGCTTCCTTTCTGGAGAACAAAGCACAGGCCCAGATCCACGGTGATGTTTCCAAAGCTAAGCCGCCTTTTTAAAACATGTGAATGCCCGCCTGGGTTGAACAAGGACTCAACAGGACTGCCGAGTGGGATGGACATAATATTCATATCGTGTCTGAATCAAAACCAGGGGGTTAAATGGGCACTGGCAAGGAGGGGGCAGAATCCAAGAAATCCAAGCTCAGGACGCTGGATACACAGAGAGAATGGACACAGTTCTCTGGGTGCGGAGCCTCTAGGACACAAAGGAAAACGAAGCGTTACCCAGGGACAGGACGGTTTCATAATTCATCCTCATGACTTCCCGGTACAGGGCCTTTTGTTGCTCCGTCAAAACTTCCCACTCCTCATCAGAAAAATATATGGCCACCTCATCAAACAGGGCCGGTACCTGGAACATAAACAGGCCTTTCTCAGTGACGTGGGCGCATGCAGACATGGACTTTCTGGTCCCACAgggtccctccccagccctgcctcacaGGCCAGGTCAGGCCCCCCCTTGTCTGTGTTCATGCAGCTACTCAGCTACTGGGGGCAAGAGCACAGGCCCTCCCATGCCCACTCCAGTGGCCACCACCTCTTTAGTTCTCAAACAAAGGAAGCAGCACTTTGAAAAGAAAACGACCTCTAGCCTTCAGCAGGTTGGAGGACACTGGACGTCCTATCCTCATGCACTGTGAGAGCTGCCCACAGCCCACGCCCTCCATAGGTGGAGGCCAACCACACCAGAGCGTGCCCATCAGCACTCTCATCCAACCCGCACCTCCCTACCTCCCAAAGACCCTCAGACCAGCAGGAGGAGCTGGGTTTGCATATTTAAATGCATCCCCTCTTCCCACAGGATCTCTGGGGTGTTCCAGGATACTCCATTTTCAAGGCACTAACCCTAGTGTTTGATTTGGAACCCAAAGCAAGAGAGGAGCCAGTGAGAGGAGGAGCCCCGCTGGCTTCTGCAGCCCAGagaactggaggaggaggaggagggaaaggcaaTTAGCACCTTGTTTATATGATGAGATGCCAGACAGACTTCAGCTGGACACCTAGATCAGGTGGCACTGGCTGTGCAGGAGGGGTGCTCAGGGGCTGTGGGCAGCCAAGCCACCAACCCCctccttgttttttaaaattggtttacttttctttttactaCGTTTTTTCTCTCAGTCATTAAAAACCCTACTCCAAAGCTCACCATATTCAGTGGTGGGAAATCACCAAACAGCTCGTTTCAAGCTGGTGGCTATATTCCTGCCTCCAAAGCTATTCCCCGGAGCTGTCCCTGGGCCTGGGGACACTGTTCCCTCAGCCTGGAAAACCAGCTTGGTCAGGTGTCAGGCACCCTGGCCTCCCCAGCACCTTCCACATACTAAACACTTACAAGCCCTGTGGTTGCTTCACTGACTTCTCCCAACACCCTGAAAAGGAGCACGGATGCTCCAGTTAATGAAGGAGGAAAGAGGCTCAGAGTCCCGCTTCCAGgataaagtcacacagctaataaacgGCCAGGCTGAGATCAGGATCCTGCACCATGTGACTTCACTGTGGCTCTGGCTAGGGAGCCCAAAGCTGACTCCCTGGTGACTAGCCTGAACCTCTCTGCTCCAGATATGCTCAGCTGCCTGTGATCCCTGCCGCCTCCACACCTCTGCCCACTCCATCCTGGGCCTTGAGATCTCCTTGACCATCCCGGCCTCAGGAACACCCAGCCAGCTTCCTAGCCTCGGTCCTGTCCATCCTGTTCCCCAGGCAGCCCACTCATGTCCCCATGATACCCTGGGCTCAGCACCACGGAGGCCCCTCAGCCCTGTTTGGCTTTCCTCATCTGCTCTCTCCACTAGAACGGCGTTCTCTGCCGGCAGAGCCTGTGCTGAGGATGCTTCCTGTAGCTAGCGGTCACTTAAAACGTGTTTCTGAATGAACGATCCAGGCAAATAATCTCTGGATTTCCCTTCTCTTGTTGTGCTTGGAACAGTTTCAAAGAATCATTAAGTTTTATCTGTCACAAAACGGAGCCAACTCTTAGGAGTAAGAATGGACAAAAATCTCTTAAGTGTGAAATAGTAGGAGGTAAAAATGGATTGGTCTCTGGTTTTCCTGGGACTTCTTACTCAGTCTGGAAAGCCAGACATCCCAGGAATTTTCCACCCGACTCCCTCCCACTTCCC
The sequence above is drawn from the Urocitellus parryii isolate mUroPar1 chromosome 9, mUroPar1.hap1, whole genome shotgun sequence genome and encodes:
- the Pogk gene encoding pogo transposable element with KRAB domain isoform X1 translates to MESTTYPLNLTLKEEQEEEEIRSRELEDVPTDMQRVRICSEGGWVPALFDEVAIYFSDEEWEVLTEQQKALYREVMRMNYETVLSLEFPFPKPDMITRLEGEEESHNSDEWQLQRGTSTENEESDVKPPYWAGPANPHAQFPQPQHLDGLGLAELPEWSEGYPFYMAMGFPGCDLSAEDLAGRFQFSRGMRRSYDAGFKLMVVEYAEGTNNCQAAKQFGVLEKNVRDWRKVKPQLQNAHAMRRAFRGPKNGRFALVDQRVAEYVRYMQAKGDPITREAMQLKALEIAQEMNIPEKGFKASLGWCRRMMRRYDLSLRHKVPVPQHLPEDLTEKLVTYQRSVLALRRAHDYHVAQMGNADETPICLEVPSRVTVDNQGEKPVLVKTPGREKLKITAMLGVLADGRKLPPYIILRGTYIPPGKFPSGMEIRCHRYGWMTEDLMQDWLEVVWRRRTGALPKQRGMLILNGFRGHATDSVKSSMESMNTDMVIIPGGLTSQLQVLDVVVYKPLNDSVRAQYSNWLLAGNLALSPTGNAKKPPLGLFLEWVMVAWNSISSESIVQGFKKCHISSNLEEEDGVLWEVESELQGGGEPPVESMAESN
- the Pogk gene encoding pogo transposable element with KRAB domain isoform X2 produces the protein MESTTYPLNLTLKEEQEEEEIRSRELEDVPTDMQRVRICSEGGWVPALFDEVAIYFSDEEWEVLTEQQKALYREVMRMNYETVLSLEFPFPKPDMITRLEGEEESHNSDEWQLQRGTSTENEESDVKPPYWAGPANPHAQFPQPQHLDGLGLAELPEWSEGYPFYMAMGFPGCDLSAEDLAGRFQFSRGMRRSYDAGFKLMVVEYAEGTNNCQAAKQFGVLEKNVRDWRKVKPQLQNAHAMRRAFRGPKNGRFALVDQRVAEYVRYMQAKGDPITREAMQLKALEIAQEMNIPEKGFKASLGWCRRMMRRYDLSLRHKVPVPQHLPEDLTEKLVTYQRSVLALRRAHDYHVAQMGNADETPICLEVPSRVTVDNQGEKPVLVKTPGREKLKITAMLGVLADGRKLPPYIILRGTYIPPGKFPSGMEIRCHRYGWMTEDLMQDWLEVVWRRRTGALPKQRGMLILNGFRGHATDSVKSSMESMNTDMVIIPGGLTSQLQVLDVVVYKPLNDSVRAQYSNWLLAGNLALSPTGNAKKPPLGLFLEWVMVAWNSISSESIVQGFKKCHISSNLEEEDGVLWEVESELQGGANGTDGNRGGK